In Streptomyces puniciscabiei, a single genomic region encodes these proteins:
- a CDS encoding aldo/keto reductase — MTSLRTLGSSDLQVFPLCLGGNVFGWTADEETSFAVLDAYTAAGGNFVDTADSYSAWIDGHKGGESETIIGKWVKARGNRDNVVIATKVSQHPEFQGLSAANIKAAADASLRRLDTDYIDLYYTHFDKPEVPVEEIIGALDELVKVGKVRHIAASNISPERLKASLDFSDREGMARYVALQPHYNLVSRDTYEGPLQDLVGKEGLSAVPYFSLASGFLTGKYRPGTKVDSARASRAQEYAESERGQKVLAALDEVAAAHDAPVARVALAWLAAQPTVTAPIASARTVDQLPALLDVVGLTLTQEEVQKLTEASA; from the coding sequence ATGACTTCTCTGCGCACACTCGGCTCCTCCGACCTCCAGGTCTTCCCGCTCTGCCTGGGCGGCAACGTCTTCGGCTGGACCGCCGACGAGGAGACCTCCTTCGCCGTCCTCGACGCCTACACGGCGGCCGGCGGCAACTTCGTCGACACCGCCGACTCCTACTCGGCCTGGATCGACGGCCACAAGGGCGGCGAGTCCGAGACGATCATCGGCAAGTGGGTCAAGGCCCGCGGCAACCGTGACAACGTCGTCATCGCCACCAAGGTCAGCCAGCACCCCGAGTTCCAGGGCCTGTCCGCAGCCAATATCAAGGCCGCCGCCGACGCCTCCCTGCGCCGCCTGGACACCGACTACATCGACCTCTACTACACCCACTTCGACAAGCCCGAGGTCCCGGTCGAGGAGATCATCGGCGCGTTGGACGAGCTGGTGAAGGTGGGCAAGGTCCGTCACATCGCCGCCTCGAACATCAGCCCCGAGCGCCTGAAGGCCTCCCTGGACTTCTCCGACCGCGAGGGCATGGCCCGCTATGTCGCCCTCCAGCCCCACTACAACCTGGTCTCCCGCGACACCTACGAGGGCCCGCTGCAGGACCTGGTCGGCAAGGAGGGCCTGTCCGCGGTGCCCTACTTCTCCCTCGCCTCGGGCTTCCTGACCGGCAAGTACCGCCCCGGCACCAAGGTCGACAGCGCCCGCGCGAGCCGGGCCCAGGAGTACGCGGAGTCCGAGCGCGGCCAGAAGGTCCTGGCGGCCCTGGACGAGGTCGCCGCCGCCCATGACGCCCCCGTCGCCAGGGTCGCCCTCGCCTGGCTCGCGGCCCAGCCGACGGTCACGGCCCCGATCGCCTCGGCCCGCACGGTGGACCAGCTCCCCGCCCTCCTGGACGTGGTGGGCCTGACGCTGACGCAGGAGGAAGTGCAGAAGCTGACGGAGGCGTCGGCCTAG
- the trmB gene encoding tRNA (guanosine(46)-N7)-methyltransferase TrmB gives MSDFLNAPEAPTPAPHTPGVSVRRTRAKGEPRFPDGPKADPAGSHFERRIRSFQPRRSRVTAGQADALQRLWPTWGLDIDGQRVIDLGELFGNDRPVVLEIGFGMGEATAQMAAADPDTNILAVDVHTPGQGNLLALADRGGLSNVRVGNGDAIILLREMLTPDSLDGLRVYFPDPWPKKRHHKRRLIQPEFLTLAATRLKPGALVHCATDWEPYAEQMLEVLSAHPDFENTQADGGFAARPAFRPLTRFEGQGLDKGHVVNDLLFRRVPHQDREQSGHQDR, from the coding sequence GTGTCTGACTTCCTCAACGCCCCCGAAGCCCCCACGCCGGCCCCCCACACCCCCGGCGTGTCCGTCCGGCGCACCCGGGCCAAGGGGGAGCCGCGGTTTCCGGACGGGCCCAAGGCCGATCCCGCCGGGTCCCACTTCGAGCGGCGGATCCGGAGTTTTCAGCCGCGGCGCAGCCGGGTGACCGCCGGGCAGGCGGACGCGCTGCAGCGGCTGTGGCCCACGTGGGGACTGGACATCGACGGGCAGCGGGTCATCGACCTCGGCGAGCTGTTCGGGAACGACAGGCCCGTGGTGCTGGAGATCGGGTTCGGGATGGGCGAGGCCACCGCGCAGATGGCCGCCGCCGACCCGGACACCAACATCCTCGCCGTCGACGTGCACACCCCGGGACAGGGCAATCTGCTGGCTCTCGCCGACCGCGGCGGACTGTCCAACGTCCGGGTGGGCAACGGGGACGCGATCATCCTGCTCCGGGAGATGCTCACCCCCGACTCCCTCGACGGGCTGCGGGTGTACTTCCCCGACCCCTGGCCCAAGAAGCGGCACCACAAGCGGCGCCTCATCCAGCCCGAGTTCCTCACGCTCGCCGCCACGCGGCTGAAGCCCGGCGCGCTCGTGCACTGCGCGACCGACTGGGAGCCGTACGCCGAGCAGATGCTCGAGGTGCTCAGCGCGCACCCGGACTTCGAGAACACGCAGGCGGACGGCGGTTTCGCGGCGCGCCCCGCGTTCCGGCCGCTGACCCGTTTCGAGGGGCAGGGACTGGACAAGGGACATGTGGTGAACGATCTGCTCTTCAGACGCGTACCGCATCAGGACCGCGAACAGTCCGGTCATCAGGACCGATAA
- a CDS encoding PP2C family protein-serine/threonine phosphatase, whose protein sequence is MRPGEVEESPYARAGGRLPGDPVPDPGLGDEPVPVRVPVRRTPRPAPRSLARALPAPLIAGGVLYGLLTPREFTAVPFFTAAPLIAAPLSSLRTTVLTGVAAVTAMYAVHTRTGEHPVVATVTDVVTVATVALLAVAINRVVRLGDRRLASAREIAEAAQRAVLPEPAERIGGFEIAAWYEAARQDAFIGGDLYAVQDSPHGIRLIVGDVRGKGLGAVAAVAVLIGAFREAAEQELTLEAVVQRLERALAREGTRRDGVDAFEGFTTAVLAELPHGEGLVRIVNRGHPPPLLLYADGTLRTLSAPEPALPLGMADLGMWPDRAQEEGFPHAATLLLHTDGLSEARDAYGRFYDPERRLAGRAFPGPGVLLDRLAGEVRRHSGGGMADDMALLAVRRT, encoded by the coding sequence GTGCGCCCTGGTGAGGTGGAGGAGAGCCCGTACGCCAGGGCGGGCGGCCGGCTCCCCGGCGACCCCGTGCCCGACCCCGGCCTCGGCGACGAGCCCGTGCCCGTGCGCGTGCCCGTGCGGCGGACTCCGCGGCCCGCCCCGCGCTCCCTCGCCCGCGCCCTGCCCGCCCCGCTGATCGCCGGCGGTGTGCTGTACGGCCTGCTCACCCCGAGGGAGTTCACCGCCGTCCCGTTCTTCACCGCCGCGCCGCTGATCGCCGCGCCCCTGTCCTCGCTGCGCACCACCGTGCTGACCGGTGTCGCGGCCGTCACCGCCATGTACGCGGTGCACACCCGGACCGGCGAGCATCCGGTTGTGGCCACCGTCACGGACGTCGTCACCGTGGCCACGGTCGCCCTGCTGGCCGTCGCCATCAACCGCGTGGTCCGCCTCGGCGACCGGCGGCTCGCCTCCGCCCGGGAGATCGCCGAGGCCGCCCAGCGGGCCGTACTGCCCGAGCCCGCCGAGCGGATCGGCGGCTTCGAGATCGCGGCCTGGTACGAGGCGGCCCGGCAGGACGCCTTCATCGGCGGCGATCTGTACGCCGTGCAGGACAGCCCGCACGGGATCCGGCTGATCGTCGGCGACGTGCGGGGCAAGGGGCTGGGCGCGGTCGCCGCCGTCGCCGTGCTGATCGGGGCGTTCCGGGAGGCGGCCGAGCAGGAGCTGACGCTGGAGGCGGTCGTGCAGCGGCTGGAGCGGGCGCTGGCCCGGGAGGGGACCCGGAGGGACGGGGTCGACGCCTTCGAGGGGTTCACCACCGCCGTGCTCGCCGAACTCCCGCACGGTGAAGGCCTGGTACGGATCGTGAACCGCGGGCATCCGCCGCCGCTGCTGCTGTACGCCGACGGCACCTTGCGCACGCTGTCCGCGCCCGAGCCCGCGCTGCCGCTCGGCATGGCCGACCTCGGGATGTGGCCCGACCGCGCCCAGGAGGAGGGCTTCCCGCACGCGGCCACCCTGTTGCTCCACACCGACGGCCTGTCCGAGGCGCGCGACGCGTACGGCCGGTTCTACGACCCCGAGCGGCGGCTCGCCGGACGCGCTTTCCCCGGTCCGGGCGTCCTGCTCGACCGGCTCGCCGGTGAGGTGCGGCGGCACTCGGGCGGCGGGATGGCGGACGACATGGCGCTGCTCGCCGTACGCCGCACGTGA
- a CDS encoding M23 family metallopeptidase, producing the protein MASNRPAPEAPFVPSQAQPETFGYGAYRAEEGPWEEWNPTEDSVASARGRHRVTKQRGGFARSSTVLGVGVMAAVGAGGMASANTGKPPVSISLPDLDSVEHIFGGSSDAHQATATGLSKVGVTTDSTDSGSAGEALRNRIMAQAEQQKGQADSKATAAAIAAADQQTAAAAAKAEKEAAAKAADAKEKAEADAKKTAEAKRLAELAKQYTLPVVSYTITGTFGQPGAMWSSGYHTGLDFAAPTGTLIKAVHSGTVTQAGWAGAYGYRTVITLDDGTELWFCHQSSINVSVGQKVSTGQVIGRVGATGNVTGPHLHLEVHPNGQATAIDPAPWLRDKGLNP; encoded by the coding sequence GTGGCGTCCAACCGGCCCGCCCCAGAAGCCCCGTTCGTGCCCTCGCAAGCCCAGCCGGAGACCTTCGGCTACGGCGCCTACCGCGCCGAGGAGGGGCCCTGGGAGGAGTGGAACCCCACCGAGGACTCCGTCGCCTCGGCCCGTGGCCGGCACCGCGTCACCAAGCAGCGCGGCGGCTTCGCGCGCAGCTCCACCGTCCTCGGCGTCGGCGTGATGGCCGCGGTCGGCGCGGGCGGCATGGCCAGCGCCAACACCGGAAAGCCGCCGGTCTCCATATCCCTGCCGGACCTGGACTCCGTCGAGCACATCTTCGGCGGCTCCTCCGATGCGCACCAGGCCACCGCCACCGGCCTCAGCAAGGTCGGCGTGACCACCGACAGCACCGACAGCGGCAGCGCGGGCGAGGCCCTGCGCAACCGGATCATGGCCCAGGCCGAGCAGCAGAAGGGCCAGGCCGACAGCAAGGCCACCGCCGCCGCGATCGCCGCGGCCGACCAGCAGACCGCCGCCGCGGCCGCCAAGGCGGAGAAGGAGGCCGCCGCCAAGGCCGCCGACGCCAAGGAGAAGGCGGAGGCCGACGCCAAGAAGACCGCCGAGGCCAAGCGGCTGGCCGAGCTGGCCAAGCAGTACACGCTGCCGGTCGTCTCGTACACGATCACCGGCACCTTCGGGCAGCCCGGCGCGATGTGGTCCTCCGGCTACCACACCGGCCTCGACTTCGCCGCCCCCACCGGCACCCTCATCAAGGCCGTCCACAGCGGCACGGTCACCCAGGCCGGCTGGGCGGGCGCCTACGGCTACCGCACCGTCATCACCCTGGACGACGGCACGGAGCTGTGGTTCTGCCACCAGTCCTCGATCAACGTCTCCGTCGGGCAGAAGGTCTCCACCGGCCAGGTCATCGGCCGCGTCGGCGCCACCGGCAACGTCACCGGCCCGCACCTGCACCTGGAGGTCCACCCGAACGGCCAGGCCACCGCCATCGACCCGGCGCCGTGGCTGCGCGACAAGGGGCTCAACCCCTGA
- a CDS encoding PrsW family intramembrane metalloprotease translates to MATSPPFPTYPPGPHGPVLLRHPHWWQRRWVRYGALITLLALSGLVILALVRRQTGTEGFLVGLGLAVLPVPWLIAAFRWLDRVEPGPWRNLVFAFAWGACAAALIAIVANSFATKWIATATADPASADTLGATVIAPIVEESAKAAAVLLVFLFRRRDFTGIVDGVVIAGITATGFAFTENILYLGTAFGADQISGGRGIASVTAATFFVRIVMSPFAHPLFTTLTGLGFGTAALSAERQRARRALLPVCGLLLAMSMHAFWNGSSTFGEFGFFAVYGCFMVPVFGLLTWLAIFTRQRELRTVREELPAYVLAGWLGPAEPFALGSMRARRTARDYARHHGGRPAARAVAQYEAYATSLAFLRHRGRKGKAGAGFVVRERELLDELWKRREVARPALEYAARLAPPVRPVHPPVPVPMAYEPGYGYPAAPYSAYNPYRS, encoded by the coding sequence GTGGCCACCAGTCCTCCGTTTCCGACGTATCCCCCGGGCCCCCACGGACCTGTGCTGCTCCGCCATCCGCACTGGTGGCAGCGCAGGTGGGTGCGGTACGGAGCACTGATCACCCTGCTCGCGCTGTCCGGTCTCGTCATCCTCGCGCTGGTGCGCAGGCAGACCGGTACCGAGGGGTTTCTCGTCGGGCTCGGTCTCGCCGTGCTGCCCGTGCCCTGGCTGATAGCCGCCTTCCGGTGGCTGGACCGGGTGGAGCCGGGCCCCTGGCGGAACCTGGTCTTCGCCTTCGCCTGGGGGGCGTGCGCGGCGGCGCTGATAGCCATCGTCGCCAACAGCTTCGCGACCAAGTGGATAGCCACCGCCACCGCCGATCCGGCCAGTGCCGACACCCTCGGCGCCACGGTGATAGCGCCCATCGTGGAGGAGTCCGCCAAGGCCGCCGCCGTCCTGCTCGTCTTCCTCTTCCGCAGACGTGACTTCACCGGGATCGTCGACGGGGTGGTGATAGCGGGCATCACCGCCACCGGGTTCGCGTTCACCGAGAACATCCTCTACCTGGGTACGGCCTTCGGGGCCGACCAGATCAGCGGCGGCCGCGGTATCGCCTCCGTCACCGCCGCCACCTTCTTCGTGCGCATCGTGATGTCCCCGTTCGCGCACCCGCTGTTCACCACCCTCACCGGCCTCGGCTTCGGCACCGCCGCGCTCTCCGCCGAGCGGCAGCGCGCCCGGCGGGCCCTGCTGCCGGTGTGCGGGCTGCTGCTCGCGATGAGCATGCACGCCTTCTGGAACGGCTCCTCCACCTTCGGCGAGTTCGGGTTCTTCGCCGTCTACGGCTGCTTCATGGTGCCCGTGTTCGGGCTGCTGACCTGGCTCGCGATCTTCACGCGGCAACGGGAGCTGCGGACCGTGCGGGAGGAGCTGCCGGCGTATGTGCTGGCCGGTTGGCTGGGGCCGGCCGAACCGTTCGCGCTCGGGTCGATGCGGGCGCGGCGGACGGCCCGTGACTACGCCCGGCACCACGGCGGCCGGCCGGCGGCGCGGGCGGTGGCGCAGTACGAGGCGTACGCCACCTCGCTCGCCTTCCTGCGGCACCGGGGGCGCAAGGGGAAGGCCGGGGCGGGCTTCGTCGTACGGGAGCGGGAGCTGCTGGACGAGCTGTGGAAGCGGAGGGAGGTGGCCCGGCCGGCCTTGGAGTACGCGGCGCGGCTGGCTCCGCCGGTTCGGCCGGTGCACCCGCCGGTGCCGGTGCCCATGGCCTATGAGCCGGGGTACGGCTATCCGGCGGCGCCCTACTCCGCTTACAACCCGTATCGGTCGTAG
- a CDS encoding dihydrofolate reductase family protein, whose translation MSYPYVLLSAAVSLDGYLDDTGPDRLLLSSPADFDRVDAVRASVDAILIGAGTIRADNPRLLVNSAERRAARVREGRPEYPLKVAVTAGGDLDPDANFWHTGGEKLVYTTDEGAERAAGRVGGTADIVPLGPDLDWRALLTHLHDVRGVERLMVEGGGTVHTQLLQLGLADELQLVLAPLFVGDPAAPRLFGPGGYQAGRLRLTETRRIEDVVLMRYEPTAPGTGPLPTAADRHWLRTACELAALCPPSRTAFSVGALVVAGDGTELARGHSREGDDPVVHAEEAALAKLDPADPRLAGATVYSSLEPCARRASRPAPCAELILRAGVRRVVTAWREPDTFVDSADGSGVLAKGGTEVVVLPELEESAKAPNRHLLG comes from the coding sequence ATGTCGTACCCGTACGTGCTGCTGTCCGCCGCCGTCTCCCTCGACGGCTATCTCGACGACACCGGCCCCGACCGGCTCCTGCTGTCCAGCCCGGCCGACTTCGACCGGGTCGACGCGGTACGGGCCTCCGTCGACGCCATCCTGATCGGCGCCGGCACGATCCGCGCCGACAACCCGCGGCTGCTGGTCAACTCCGCCGAGCGCCGGGCGGCGCGGGTGCGGGAGGGCCGGCCGGAGTACCCGCTGAAGGTCGCCGTCACCGCCGGCGGCGACCTCGACCCGGACGCCAACTTCTGGCACACCGGCGGCGAGAAGCTGGTCTACACGACCGACGAGGGCGCCGAGCGGGCGGCCGGGCGCGTCGGCGGCACCGCGGACATCGTGCCGCTGGGCCCCGACCTCGACTGGCGGGCGCTGCTGACCCACCTGCACGACGTGCGCGGCGTCGAGCGGCTGATGGTCGAGGGCGGCGGCACGGTCCACACCCAGCTGCTGCAGCTCGGCCTCGCCGACGAGCTCCAGCTGGTCCTCGCCCCGCTGTTCGTCGGCGACCCGGCCGCACCCCGCCTGTTCGGCCCCGGCGGCTACCAGGCCGGCCGGCTGCGCCTGACCGAGACCCGCAGGATCGAGGACGTCGTCCTCATGCGCTACGAGCCCACGGCCCCCGGAACCGGCCCGCTGCCCACCGCGGCCGACCGTCACTGGTTGCGTACGGCGTGCGAACTGGCCGCGCTGTGTCCGCCCTCGCGGACGGCCTTCAGCGTCGGGGCGCTCGTCGTGGCCGGAGACGGCACGGAGCTGGCCCGGGGCCATTCGCGGGAGGGGGACGACCCCGTGGTCCACGCGGAGGAGGCCGCGCTGGCGAAGCTCGACCCGGCGGATCCCCGGCTGGCCGGTGCCACGGTCTACAGCAGTCTGGAGCCCTGTGCCCGGCGGGCCTCCCGTCCGGCGCCCTGTGCCGAGCTGATTCTGCGGGCGGGGGTGCGGCGGGTGGTCACGGCCTGGCGGGAGCCGGACACGTTCGTGGATTCGGCCGACGGGAGCGGGGTGCTGGCGAAGGGGGGCACGGAGGTGGTCGTACTGCCTGAGCTGGAGGAGTCCGCCAAGGCGCCGAACAGGCATCTGCTCGGCTGA
- a CDS encoding asparagine synthase-related protein produces MRWLVGWSSTAAGVAGIGSAGATGYDGETLHPVGSQLLWGDPDPLWAVGDWRPDEVRVVRADADNSIAVLGICGASDEELRRGLFTARGGALRHLTAWPGSYTAVVRVGRRITVCGDLAGARPVFHTPWAGGTAYATAALPLADLIEANLDFAHLAALLAAPDVPAALRDTTPYEGVRRIPPGHALVLRAGAREIAGYEPVASLAVAAAPADPDRAVDAVRDALVEAVRTRLSAPRHVPDLDPGPVPGMGPAERRARRGMPVPGIGADLSGGPASGTLALLAAGLPGRPGTLLGHGTGAGERLLAVTFNDLAVGGREAELERAGALAANPRLHHVVVTGAEDTLPYADLDGPLTDEPGPSLVTAVRHRARLAAGSADHFTGHGARQVLDAHPARLADLLMDRQRRHLVRPVAALAKADGSVMVPARVYGAARRLARTPYRAGLEVLAERLMRRRFDEPGGAVGASLAALTWARPGPAARWLTGEALAEVSVLLQAEADRSAAGHQRPGEYRARAGLARHAADLRVLEQAAEIRSQRLHAPFLDNQVVRACRALPEALRVRPGARSSILRTVLEGAGVADLPPGWGAPSHASSAAAARAGLRVAAEPLQDLFASPLLADAGLVEARVVRKALRAAAAGEPLPLDGLADLISLELWLHRLLARRGTCWTGTPARARAVPSGIQPRRGALASGA; encoded by the coding sequence ATGCGGTGGTTGGTGGGTTGGAGCAGCACCGCCGCGGGTGTCGCCGGGATCGGTTCCGCGGGCGCCACCGGCTACGACGGCGAGACCCTGCACCCGGTCGGCTCCCAACTCCTGTGGGGCGACCCGGATCCGCTGTGGGCCGTCGGCGACTGGCGCCCGGACGAGGTGCGCGTGGTGCGGGCCGACGCGGACAACAGCATCGCCGTCCTCGGCATCTGCGGCGCCTCCGACGAGGAGCTCAGACGCGGCCTGTTCACCGCGCGCGGGGGCGCACTGCGCCATCTGACCGCCTGGCCGGGCAGCTACACGGCCGTCGTCAGGGTCGGCCGCCGCATCACCGTCTGCGGCGACCTCGCGGGCGCCCGCCCGGTGTTCCACACCCCCTGGGCCGGCGGCACCGCCTACGCCACCGCCGCGCTGCCCCTGGCCGACCTCATCGAGGCCAACCTCGACTTCGCCCACCTGGCCGCCCTGCTCGCCGCCCCGGACGTACCCGCCGCGCTGCGCGACACCACGCCGTACGAGGGCGTCCGGCGCATTCCGCCGGGGCACGCACTCGTGCTGCGCGCCGGGGCGCGGGAGATCGCCGGGTACGAGCCGGTCGCCTCCCTCGCCGTGGCCGCGGCCCCGGCCGATCCCGACCGCGCCGTGGACGCCGTACGGGACGCGCTGGTGGAGGCGGTCCGCACCCGGTTGTCGGCCCCCCGGCACGTGCCCGACCTCGACCCCGGCCCGGTGCCCGGCATGGGACCGGCCGAGCGGCGGGCCCGGCGCGGGATGCCCGTGCCCGGCATCGGTGCCGACCTCTCCGGCGGCCCCGCCTCCGGCACGCTCGCGCTGCTGGCCGCCGGGCTGCCCGGCAGACCCGGCACGCTGCTCGGCCACGGCACGGGCGCGGGCGAGCGGCTCCTCGCCGTCACCTTCAACGACCTGGCCGTGGGCGGCCGGGAGGCCGAACTGGAGCGCGCCGGCGCCCTGGCCGCCAACCCACGCCTGCACCACGTCGTCGTGACCGGCGCCGAGGACACCCTGCCGTACGCCGACCTCGACGGCCCCCTCACCGACGAACCCGGGCCCTCGCTGGTGACCGCCGTCCGGCACCGCGCCCGGCTCGCAGCAGGCAGCGCCGACCACTTCACCGGCCACGGCGCCCGCCAGGTCCTGGACGCCCACCCCGCGCGCCTCGCCGACCTCCTGATGGACCGCCAACGGCGCCACCTGGTGCGCCCGGTCGCCGCGCTCGCCAAGGCCGACGGCTCGGTGATGGTCCCCGCGCGCGTGTACGGCGCCGCCCGCCGGCTCGCCCGCACGCCCTACCGGGCCGGTCTCGAGGTGCTGGCCGAGCGGCTGATGCGGCGCCGCTTCGACGAGCCCGGGGGAGCGGTCGGCGCGTCCCTCGCCGCGCTGACGTGGGCCAGACCCGGGCCGGCGGCCCGTTGGCTGACCGGGGAGGCGCTGGCCGAAGTATCGGTTCTGCTGCAGGCGGAGGCGGACCGCTCGGCAGCCGGGCACCAGCGTCCCGGCGAGTACCGCGCGCGTGCCGGCCTCGCCCGCCACGCCGCCGACCTGCGCGTCCTGGAACAGGCCGCCGAGATCCGCTCCCAGCGCCTGCACGCGCCGTTCCTCGACAACCAGGTCGTCCGCGCCTGCCGCGCCCTCCCGGAGGCCCTGCGCGTCCGCCCGGGCGCTCGCTCCTCGATCCTCCGTACGGTCCTGGAGGGCGCCGGCGTCGCCGACCTCCCGCCCGGCTGGGGCGCTCCCTCCCACGCCTCCTCGGCGGCGGCCGCACGCGCGGGCCTGCGCGTGGCGGCGGAACCCCTCCAGGACCTCTTCGCCAGCCCCCTGCTGGCCGACGCCGGCCTGGTGGAGGCCCGCGTCGTCCGCAAGGCGCTCCGCGCGGCGGCCGCCGGGGAGCCCCTCCCCCTGGACGGCCTCGCCGACCTGATCTCCCTCGAACTCTGGCTCCACCGCCTCCTGGCCCGCCGGGGGACGTGCTGGACGGGGACACCGGCACGCGCGCGTGCGGTGCCCTCCGGGATCCAGCCGCGCCGGGGAGCCCTGGCCTCCGGCGCTTGA
- the lhgO gene encoding L-2-hydroxyglutarate oxidase, which yields MVQVPVGAYDCDVLVVGGGIVGLSTAYAITRAAPGTAVTVLEKEPGPARHQTGRNSGVIHSGIYYRPGSLKARYAVRGAAEMVKFCAEYGIAHAVTGKLIVATEREELPRLHALVQRGRENGIPVRELGSAQIGEYEPEVRGLAAIHVGTTGVCDFVGVARQLARASGAEIRYGARVVRIDRRPERGVAVLTSAGDVVRARVMVNCAGLYCDEVARLTGDEPEVRIVPFRGEYYELARPELVRGLVYPVPDPAFPFLGVHLTRGIDGGVHIGPNAVPALAREGYGWGVVRPRELAGTVAWPGSWAIARRHWRYGAGELHRSLSKGAFLEAVRRLLPGVAADDLVRAPAGVRAQAVLRDGTLVDDFLIREGARTVHVLNAPSPAATASLPIGREIGRRVLSMLGSL from the coding sequence GTGGTGCAGGTGCCGGTCGGGGCGTACGACTGTGATGTGCTCGTGGTCGGTGGGGGGATCGTCGGGCTGTCCACGGCGTATGCGATCACGCGGGCCGCGCCGGGCACGGCGGTCACCGTGCTGGAGAAGGAGCCGGGGCCGGCCCGGCACCAGACGGGGCGCAACAGCGGGGTCATCCACAGCGGGATCTACTACCGGCCGGGCTCCCTCAAGGCGCGGTACGCGGTGCGGGGCGCCGCCGAGATGGTCAAGTTCTGCGCCGAGTACGGCATCGCGCACGCCGTCACCGGCAAGCTGATCGTCGCCACGGAGCGCGAGGAGCTGCCCCGCCTGCACGCGCTCGTGCAAAGAGGCCGGGAGAACGGCATACCGGTGCGGGAGCTGGGCTCCGCCCAGATCGGTGAGTACGAACCCGAGGTGCGGGGACTGGCGGCCATACACGTCGGCACGACCGGGGTGTGCGACTTCGTCGGGGTCGCCCGGCAGCTGGCGCGGGCCTCCGGGGCCGAGATCCGGTACGGCGCCCGGGTCGTCCGGATCGACCGGCGCCCGGAGCGGGGCGTGGCCGTGCTCACCTCGGCAGGGGATGTCGTCCGCGCGCGGGTGATGGTGAACTGCGCCGGGCTGTACTGCGACGAGGTGGCCCGGCTGACCGGGGACGAACCCGAGGTGCGGATCGTGCCGTTCCGCGGGGAGTACTACGAGCTGGCGCGGCCGGAGCTGGTGCGCGGGCTGGTGTATCCGGTGCCGGATCCGGCCTTCCCGTTCCTCGGGGTCCATCTGACCCGGGGCATCGACGGAGGCGTGCACATCGGCCCCAACGCGGTGCCGGCGCTCGCCCGGGAGGGGTACGGCTGGGGGGTCGTGCGACCCCGGGAGCTGGCCGGGACCGTGGCCTGGCCGGGCTCGTGGGCGATCGCCCGACGGCACTGGAGATACGGCGCGGGGGAGCTGCACCGCTCGCTGTCGAAGGGGGCGTTCCTGGAGGCGGTGCGCAGGTTGCTGCCCGGGGTGGCCGCGGACGACCTGGTGCGGGCCCCTGCCGGGGTGCGGGCGCAGGCGGTGCTGCGGGACGGGACGCTGGTGGACGACTTTCTGATCCGGGAAGGGGCGCGGACCGTGCACGTGCTGAACGCGCCCTCGCCCGCGGCTACCGCTTCGCTGCCGATCGGGCGGGAAATAGGGCGCCGGGTGTTGTCCATGCTCGGTTCGCTGTAG